A stretch of the Ptiloglossa arizonensis isolate GNS036 chromosome 1, iyPtiAriz1_principal, whole genome shotgun sequence genome encodes the following:
- the LOC143151401 gene encoding synaptic vesicle 2-related protein isoform X2, which translates to MLQVTKGSGPRQMGKPNTFTVIQAINALGFGKFQVKLSLFTGLCWMVDSMEITILSILSPSLHCDWGITRYQQALATTVVFLGMMLSSTFWSNLSDRYGSKQSLTLCAVLLLYYAFLSAFAPNFLWILLLRGLVGFAIGCVPQSVTLYAEFLPAKQRAKCVILLDCFWALGACFEVAIALVIMPNFGWRWLLILSTIPLLVFAIITPWLPESTIFDMTTGRMDRAVSTLERVARENKKPLPPGRLVMDRFYQVNHGKLKDVLSKEMCRTSALLWLVWMSTAFCYYGVVLMTTELFHTSSEQCSSWKNKKEDTCQLDCRLERSDYIDLLWTTLAEFPGIFSTIFAIEKIGRRKTMAFQLVMFAMLICFLGRACLLSRVALTLAIFLARGLIAGVFQAAYVYTPEVYPTHLRSIGVSTCSAMARIGAMVTPYIAQVFLQWSITGAMAIYAVTALCAAAATLALPVETKNQTLNDSPQETR; encoded by the exons ATGTTACAGGTGACTAAGGGCAGCGGGCCTCGACAAATGGGTAAACCAA ATACATTTACTGTAATCCAAGCTATCAATGCACTAGGATTTGGTAAATTTCAAGTCAAATTGTCCCTGTTTACGGGTCTCTGTTGGATGGTAGACAGTATGGAAATAACAATATTAAGTATTTTAAGTCCATCATTACATTGTGACTGGGGTATAACTAGATATCAACAAGCTTTAGCAACTACG GTTGTTTTTCTAGGTATGATGCTAAGTTCTACATTTTGGAGTAATTTAAGTGATAGATATGGTAGTAAGCAATCCTTAACCTTGTGTGCAGTATTGTTGCTTTACTATGCATTTTTGAGTGCTTTTGCACCAAATTTTCTATGGATTTTGTTGCTTAGGGGATTAGTTGGCTTTGCTATTGGTTGTGTACCACAATC AGTAACATTGTATGCAGAGTTTCTTCCAGCAAAACAAAGAGCAAAATGTGTTATTTTATTAGAT TGCTTTTGGGCACTTGGAGCTTGTTTTGAAGTGGCAATAGCCTTGGTAATAATGCCAAACTTTGGTTGGAGATGGCTTCTCATTTTGTCAACAATACCACTTCTTGTATTTGCTATAATCACTCCA TGGTTACCAGAGTCAACAATATTTGATATGACAACGGGAAGAATGGATAGAGCTGTTTCCACATTAGAACGAGTAGCAAGAGAAAATAAGAAACCTTTACCACCAGGAAGATTAGTCATGGATCGCTTTTATCAAGTAAATCATGGTAAATTAAAAGACGTGCTAAGTAAAGAAATGTGTAGGACCTCTGCCCTGCTTTGGCTTGTGTG gATGAGTACAGCATTTTGTTATTATGGTGTAGTACTGATGACTACAGAACTGTTTCATACATCATCAGAACAGTGTAGctcttggaaaaataaaaaagaggaTACGTGTCAATTAGACTGTCGCTTGGAACGTAGCGACTACATTGATCTTCTTTGGACAACATTAGCTGAATTCCCCGGAATTTTTTCCACTATTTTTGCAATTGAAAAAATTGGTAGAAGAAAAACTATGGCTTTTCAATTAGTAATGTTTGCCATGCTCATTTGTTTTTTAGGCAGAGCTTGTCTACTGAGCAGAGTAGCATTGACACTCGCAATCTTTCTAGCCAGAGGTCTGATTGCTGGTGTATTTCAAGCAGCTTATGTGTACACTCCGGAAGTATATCCTACCCATTTGCGTAGTATCGGAGTTAGTACTTGCAGTGCCATGGCTAGAATTGGTGCGATGGTCACACCATATATAGCACAAGTATTTCTTCAGTGGTCTATAACTGGAGCAATGGCAATATATGCTGTTACAGCATTATGTGCTGCTGCAGCCACTCTTGCTTTACCCGTTGAAACAAAAAATCAGACATTAAACGATTCACCTCAGGAAACAAGATGA
- the Unc-119 gene encoding unc-119 lipid binding chaperone, with protein sequence MSVDSENKSSEAIVPFIPSANQENADNGNIEESPITPEIVLRLPTITDKYLCSPEANIYDIDFTRFQIRDLDTGAVLFEITKPPASECDCNQEVEPDCEESGCEDANTGRFVRYQFTPQFLKLKTVGATVEFLVGSKPVNNFRMIERHFFRDRLLKTFDFQFGFCIPNSKNTCEHIYEFPTLPADLVSEMIANPFETRSDSFYFVDNQLVMHNKADYAYNGGHTHDVL encoded by the exons ATGAGTGTCGATAGCGAAAACAAATCAAGCGAAGCTATTGTTCCATTTATACCATCGGCAAATCAAGAAAATGCTGATAATGGAAATATTGAAGAAAGTCCTATAACCCCAGAAATAGTGTTGCGCTTGCCTACGATTACAGATA AATATTTGTGTTCTCCAGAGGCAAACATTTATGATATTGATTTCACAAGATTTCAAATTAGAGATCTAGATACAGGAGcagtattatttgaaataaccAAACCACCAGCTAGTG AATGTGATTGTAACCAAGAAGTAGAACCGGATTGTGAAGAATCTGGTTGTGAGGATGCAAATACTGGCCGATTTGTACGTTACCAATTTACACCTCAATTTCTTAAATTAAAGACTGTTGGAGCTACAGTCGAATTTCTTGTGGGTTCCAAACCAGTGAATAACTTTCGAATGATTGAACGTCACTTCTTTCGGGATAGGTTGTTAAAAACTTTTGACTTTCAATTTGGATTTTGTATACCAAATAGCAAGAATACCTGTGAACACATTTACGAGTTTCCTACCTTGCCAGCTGATTTGG TTTCTGAAATGATTGCAAATCCATTTGAAACACGCTCGGATTCGTTTTATTTTGTGGACAATCAATTGGTAATGCACAATAAAGCAGATTATGCATACAATGGTGGACATACACACGATGTACTTTAG
- the LOC143151434 gene encoding uncharacterized protein LOC143151434, with translation MGGGDLNLKKSWHPSTMKNIEKVWKAEQQQNQEKKKIAELKKEIEMEKDREDMKKYAEEQGVIEKKDDKKLDWMYKGPNQLINREEYLLGRPIDKSFEQMVQAEKDAEVNHVPRNHVEHECIPPSLRFFSGNEQVDLARKMQEDPLYAIKKKEMETRNQLLKNPVKLKQLRQLLEQQSKKRKIEKKQKRKKKHRQDTDSDDETQLDMLLAAKYKQLKDKINDKDLIKSMKEVKYKRKRKLKKENDNSSSEFQSSNEESLSNESTEKYKQKKVSKSKDNAEIKKHKEKYTEKADKVESRKQKVNEKYVRNHSSSTERSDSIIHKKRSRIHNKNVDFYSRTSRDRENNSHKSRYYNRSSVEDIYASNKLDHKRMIHFKSPSEAIQEKHKDKWNSKRKHLTEEEKEKRRQEMIANATWRDKEREKNVKKYSEEEKKEIDSGKDYNQDFVRKHLAAAAEVGTIASRIKANINNIQRSGRAMDTNFAKR, from the exons ATGGGTGGAGGTGATTTG aatttgaaaaaatcatGGCACCCATCTActatgaaaaatatagaaaaagttTGGAAGGCAGAGCAACAGCAAAATCAAGAGAAGAAAAAGATAGctgaattaaaaaaagaaatagaaatggaaaaagataGAGAGGATATGAAAAAGTATGCAGAGGAACAGGgagtaatagaaaaaaaagatgACAAAAAATTGGATTGGATGTACAAAGGACCAAATCAGTTAATCAACAGAGAAGAATATTTACTTGGACGGCCAATTGATAAATCTTTTGAACAAATGGTCCAAGCAGAAAAAGATGCCGAAGTAAATCATGTGCCTAGAAATCATGTTGAACATG aatGTATACCACCTTCATTACGTTTCTTTTCTGGTAATGAACAAGTTGACTTAGCAAGAAAGATGCAGGAAGATCCTCTATATgctataaaaaagaaagagatgGAAACAAGAAATCAATTACTTAAAAATCCTGttaaattaaaacaattaagacaattg CTAGAACAACaatcgaaaaagagaaaaattgaaaagaaacagaaaaggaagaaaaaacatCGACAAGATACAGATAGTGATGATGAAACACAATTGGATATGTTATTAGCTGCTAAATACAAACAGTTGAAGGACAAAATTAATGATAAAGACTTAATAAAATCAATGAAGGAGGTTAAATATAAACggaagagaaaattaaaaaaggaaaatgaTAATTCTAGCAGTGAATTCCAAAGCAGTAATGAAGAAAGTTTAAGCAATGAAAGtacagaaaaatataaacaaaaaaaggTAAGCAAAAGTAAAGATAATGCTGAGATTAAAaaacataaagaaaaatatacagaaaaagctgataaagtagaaagtagaaagCAAAAGGTGAATGAGAAATATGTCAGAAATCATAGTTCAAGCACAGAAAGAAGTGACAGTATAATTCACAAAAAAAGGAGTAGAATACATAACAAAAATGTAGATTTTTATTCAAGAACTTCTCGTGATAGAGAAAATAATTCTCATAAAAGCAGATATTATAATAGAAGTAGTGTTGAGGACATATATGCTTCAAACAAATTAGATCATAAAAGAATGATTCATTTTAAGTCACCTTCTGAAGCAATTCAAGAAAAACATAAAGATAAGTGGAATTCTAAAAGGAAACATCTTacagaagaagagaaggaaaaaCGTAGACAAGAAATGATAGCAAATGCAACATGGAGagataaagaaagagagaaaaatgttaaaaaatacagtgaggaagaaaagaaagaaatagatagTGGCAAAGACTATAATCAAGATTTTGTTAGAAAGCACTTAGCAGCTGCTGCCGAAGTAGGTACTATTGCATCTAGAATAAAAgccaatataaataatatacaacGATCTGGACGAGCAATGGACACTAATTTTGCTAAAAGGTGA
- the LOC143151401 gene encoding synaptic vesicle 2-related protein isoform X3, with product MGNYTFTVIQAINALGFGKFQVKLSLFTGLCWMVDSMEITILSILSPSLHCDWGITRYQQALATTVVFLGMMLSSTFWSNLSDRYGSKQSLTLCAVLLLYYAFLSAFAPNFLWILLLRGLVGFAIGCVPQSVTLYAEFLPAKQRAKCVILLDCFWALGACFEVAIALVIMPNFGWRWLLILSTIPLLVFAIITPWLPESTIFDMTTGRMDRAVSTLERVARENKKPLPPGRLVMDRFYQVNHGKLKDVLSKEMCRTSALLWLVWMSTAFCYYGVVLMTTELFHTSSEQCSSWKNKKEDTCQLDCRLERSDYIDLLWTTLAEFPGIFSTIFAIEKIGRRKTMAFQLVMFAMLICFLGRACLLSRVALTLAIFLARGLIAGVFQAAYVYTPEVYPTHLRSIGVSTCSAMARIGAMVTPYIAQVFLQWSITGAMAIYAVTALCAAAATLALPVETKNQTLNDSPQETR from the exons ATGGGTAATT ATACATTTACTGTAATCCAAGCTATCAATGCACTAGGATTTGGTAAATTTCAAGTCAAATTGTCCCTGTTTACGGGTCTCTGTTGGATGGTAGACAGTATGGAAATAACAATATTAAGTATTTTAAGTCCATCATTACATTGTGACTGGGGTATAACTAGATATCAACAAGCTTTAGCAACTACG GTTGTTTTTCTAGGTATGATGCTAAGTTCTACATTTTGGAGTAATTTAAGTGATAGATATGGTAGTAAGCAATCCTTAACCTTGTGTGCAGTATTGTTGCTTTACTATGCATTTTTGAGTGCTTTTGCACCAAATTTTCTATGGATTTTGTTGCTTAGGGGATTAGTTGGCTTTGCTATTGGTTGTGTACCACAATC AGTAACATTGTATGCAGAGTTTCTTCCAGCAAAACAAAGAGCAAAATGTGTTATTTTATTAGAT TGCTTTTGGGCACTTGGAGCTTGTTTTGAAGTGGCAATAGCCTTGGTAATAATGCCAAACTTTGGTTGGAGATGGCTTCTCATTTTGTCAACAATACCACTTCTTGTATTTGCTATAATCACTCCA TGGTTACCAGAGTCAACAATATTTGATATGACAACGGGAAGAATGGATAGAGCTGTTTCCACATTAGAACGAGTAGCAAGAGAAAATAAGAAACCTTTACCACCAGGAAGATTAGTCATGGATCGCTTTTATCAAGTAAATCATGGTAAATTAAAAGACGTGCTAAGTAAAGAAATGTGTAGGACCTCTGCCCTGCTTTGGCTTGTGTG gATGAGTACAGCATTTTGTTATTATGGTGTAGTACTGATGACTACAGAACTGTTTCATACATCATCAGAACAGTGTAGctcttggaaaaataaaaaagaggaTACGTGTCAATTAGACTGTCGCTTGGAACGTAGCGACTACATTGATCTTCTTTGGACAACATTAGCTGAATTCCCCGGAATTTTTTCCACTATTTTTGCAATTGAAAAAATTGGTAGAAGAAAAACTATGGCTTTTCAATTAGTAATGTTTGCCATGCTCATTTGTTTTTTAGGCAGAGCTTGTCTACTGAGCAGAGTAGCATTGACACTCGCAATCTTTCTAGCCAGAGGTCTGATTGCTGGTGTATTTCAAGCAGCTTATGTGTACACTCCGGAAGTATATCCTACCCATTTGCGTAGTATCGGAGTTAGTACTTGCAGTGCCATGGCTAGAATTGGTGCGATGGTCACACCATATATAGCACAAGTATTTCTTCAGTGGTCTATAACTGGAGCAATGGCAATATATGCTGTTACAGCATTATGTGCTGCTGCAGCCACTCTTGCTTTACCCGTTGAAACAAAAAATCAGACATTAAACGATTCACCTCAGGAAACAAGATGA
- the LOC143151401 gene encoding synaptic vesicle 2-related protein isoform X1 — protein sequence MSNQSQKSNEPYRELELCGSELNVNAESTSRCNRNFGNSVECSMELSSVVVIPDDTFTVIQAINALGFGKFQVKLSLFTGLCWMVDSMEITILSILSPSLHCDWGITRYQQALATTVVFLGMMLSSTFWSNLSDRYGSKQSLTLCAVLLLYYAFLSAFAPNFLWILLLRGLVGFAIGCVPQSVTLYAEFLPAKQRAKCVILLDCFWALGACFEVAIALVIMPNFGWRWLLILSTIPLLVFAIITPWLPESTIFDMTTGRMDRAVSTLERVARENKKPLPPGRLVMDRFYQVNHGKLKDVLSKEMCRTSALLWLVWMSTAFCYYGVVLMTTELFHTSSEQCSSWKNKKEDTCQLDCRLERSDYIDLLWTTLAEFPGIFSTIFAIEKIGRRKTMAFQLVMFAMLICFLGRACLLSRVALTLAIFLARGLIAGVFQAAYVYTPEVYPTHLRSIGVSTCSAMARIGAMVTPYIAQVFLQWSITGAMAIYAVTALCAAAATLALPVETKNQTLNDSPQETR from the exons ATGTCCAATCAATCTCAAAAATCTAACGAACCGTATCGTGAGTTAGAACTGTGTGGTTCTGAATTAAATGTTAATGCAGAAAGTACCtcaagatgtaacagaaattttgggaacagTGTTGAATGTTCGATGGAACTTTCTTCAGTAGTAGTAATTCCAGATG ATACATTTACTGTAATCCAAGCTATCAATGCACTAGGATTTGGTAAATTTCAAGTCAAATTGTCCCTGTTTACGGGTCTCTGTTGGATGGTAGACAGTATGGAAATAACAATATTAAGTATTTTAAGTCCATCATTACATTGTGACTGGGGTATAACTAGATATCAACAAGCTTTAGCAACTACG GTTGTTTTTCTAGGTATGATGCTAAGTTCTACATTTTGGAGTAATTTAAGTGATAGATATGGTAGTAAGCAATCCTTAACCTTGTGTGCAGTATTGTTGCTTTACTATGCATTTTTGAGTGCTTTTGCACCAAATTTTCTATGGATTTTGTTGCTTAGGGGATTAGTTGGCTTTGCTATTGGTTGTGTACCACAATC AGTAACATTGTATGCAGAGTTTCTTCCAGCAAAACAAAGAGCAAAATGTGTTATTTTATTAGAT TGCTTTTGGGCACTTGGAGCTTGTTTTGAAGTGGCAATAGCCTTGGTAATAATGCCAAACTTTGGTTGGAGATGGCTTCTCATTTTGTCAACAATACCACTTCTTGTATTTGCTATAATCACTCCA TGGTTACCAGAGTCAACAATATTTGATATGACAACGGGAAGAATGGATAGAGCTGTTTCCACATTAGAACGAGTAGCAAGAGAAAATAAGAAACCTTTACCACCAGGAAGATTAGTCATGGATCGCTTTTATCAAGTAAATCATGGTAAATTAAAAGACGTGCTAAGTAAAGAAATGTGTAGGACCTCTGCCCTGCTTTGGCTTGTGTG gATGAGTACAGCATTTTGTTATTATGGTGTAGTACTGATGACTACAGAACTGTTTCATACATCATCAGAACAGTGTAGctcttggaaaaataaaaaagaggaTACGTGTCAATTAGACTGTCGCTTGGAACGTAGCGACTACATTGATCTTCTTTGGACAACATTAGCTGAATTCCCCGGAATTTTTTCCACTATTTTTGCAATTGAAAAAATTGGTAGAAGAAAAACTATGGCTTTTCAATTAGTAATGTTTGCCATGCTCATTTGTTTTTTAGGCAGAGCTTGTCTACTGAGCAGAGTAGCATTGACACTCGCAATCTTTCTAGCCAGAGGTCTGATTGCTGGTGTATTTCAAGCAGCTTATGTGTACACTCCGGAAGTATATCCTACCCATTTGCGTAGTATCGGAGTTAGTACTTGCAGTGCCATGGCTAGAATTGGTGCGATGGTCACACCATATATAGCACAAGTATTTCTTCAGTGGTCTATAACTGGAGCAATGGCAATATATGCTGTTACAGCATTATGTGCTGCTGCAGCCACTCTTGCTTTACCCGTTGAAACAAAAAATCAGACATTAAACGATTCACCTCAGGAAACAAGATGA
- the Gint3 gene encoding GDI interacting protein 3, with protein MAEKIKAFFQKKKLNAKFMNAGKGYRLTDTTSSTVSTLTSVKPPERVEPADEARIAGQAAIARVQAKENKTKFNRSYAAIKAQVKRELEQEKEAQQKLKMTTTESKESTEDTTKDNPLLAVVDVYYRCPYLSDEILSKDEWEKKIKVFLHEQLKGEEAGLTACLVIQSCNPNREKINSCIETLGKYLENIINNPEAEKYRKIRMHNRIFQEKVLPIEGALDFLNAAGFRQMKLLNNDIEEDFLVWSPENYNIEDVVMLMEALKSAEPIPLELDRNLEVLLPVAASKRNQLPKSFFNITLKEIEKEQQIRSEAVERSQMLMTKAMREREERQRCRKYKFSVIRIKFPDNIILQGTFSVHEKYKSIVDFVHENLAHSERSFHLRKATEEPFNDESFDKTLLELVLYPAVLLIFSYTNGSQGTSETQGYLKEELLCYVQPI; from the exons atggcAGAAAAAATTAAAGCATTCTTtcaaaagaagaaattaaatgCAAAATTCATGAATGCTGGAAAAGGATACag ATTAACGGATACAACTAGCAGTACTGTATCTACATTGACTTCAGTAAAACCACCAGAAAGAGTAGAACCTGCAGACGAAGCTAGAATAGCAGGACAAGCTGCTATAGCAAGAGTGCAagcaaaagaaaataaaactaaATTTAACAG ATCATATGCAGCTATAAAGGCACAAGTAAAACGAGAATTAGAACAGGAAAAGGAAGCACAGCAGAAATTGAAAATGACTACTACAGAATCAAAAGAATCAACTGAAGATACAACCAAAGATAATCCTTTGTTAGCTGTTGTTGATGTATATTATCGTTGTCCATATTTATCCGATGAAATATTATCAAAAGACGAAtgggagaaaaaaataaaagtatttttgcATGAACAATtaaaaggagaagaagcaggCCTAACAGCATGTTTAGTCATACAGAGTTGCAATCCTaacagggaaaaaattaacagttGTATTGAAACACTTGGAAAGTATTTAGAAAACATCATAAATAATCCAGAAgcagaaaaatatagaaaaattaggatgcataatagaatatttcaa GAGAAAGTGCTACCAATAGAAGGCGCGTTGGACTTTCTAAATGCTGCTGGTTTTCGACAGATGAAGTTGTTGAATAATGATATAGAGGAAGATTTTTTAGTTTGGAGTCCAGAAAATTATAATATCGAGGATGTTGTCATGTTAATGGAGGCATTAAAATCTGCAGAGCCTATTCCACTCGAATTAGATAGAAACCTCGAAGTATTATTACCTGTTGCAGCAAGCAAGAGAAATCAATTGCCAAAAAGCTTCTTCAATATAACTTTGaaggaaatagaaaaagaaCAACAGATTCG AAGCGAAGCTGTCGAAAGAAGTCAAATGCTGATGACAAAAGctatgagagaaagagaggaaagaCAGAGatgtagaaaatataaattctcgGTAATTCGTATTAAGTTTCCAGATAACATTATTTTACAAGGAACGTTTTCTGTTCATGAAAAGTATAAAAGTATAGTTGATTTTGTCCACGAAAATTTGGCACATAGCGAAAGATCTTTTCATTTGAGAAAGGCAACTGAAGAACCCTTTAATGATGAATCTTTTGATAAGACATTGCTTGAATTGGTATTATATCCGGCTGTTCTCCTAATATTTTCTTATACGAATGGATCACAAGGAACAAGTGAGACTCAGGGATATTTGAAAGAAGAATTACTTTGTTATGTTCAACCTATTTGA
- the LOC143151401 gene encoding synaptic vesicle 2-related protein isoform X4 — protein sequence MVDSMEITILSILSPSLHCDWGITRYQQALATTVVFLGMMLSSTFWSNLSDRYGSKQSLTLCAVLLLYYAFLSAFAPNFLWILLLRGLVGFAIGCVPQSVTLYAEFLPAKQRAKCVILLDCFWALGACFEVAIALVIMPNFGWRWLLILSTIPLLVFAIITPWLPESTIFDMTTGRMDRAVSTLERVARENKKPLPPGRLVMDRFYQVNHGKLKDVLSKEMCRTSALLWLVWMSTAFCYYGVVLMTTELFHTSSEQCSSWKNKKEDTCQLDCRLERSDYIDLLWTTLAEFPGIFSTIFAIEKIGRRKTMAFQLVMFAMLICFLGRACLLSRVALTLAIFLARGLIAGVFQAAYVYTPEVYPTHLRSIGVSTCSAMARIGAMVTPYIAQVFLQWSITGAMAIYAVTALCAAAATLALPVETKNQTLNDSPQETR from the exons ATGGTAGACAGTATGGAAATAACAATATTAAGTATTTTAAGTCCATCATTACATTGTGACTGGGGTATAACTAGATATCAACAAGCTTTAGCAACTACG GTTGTTTTTCTAGGTATGATGCTAAGTTCTACATTTTGGAGTAATTTAAGTGATAGATATGGTAGTAAGCAATCCTTAACCTTGTGTGCAGTATTGTTGCTTTACTATGCATTTTTGAGTGCTTTTGCACCAAATTTTCTATGGATTTTGTTGCTTAGGGGATTAGTTGGCTTTGCTATTGGTTGTGTACCACAATC AGTAACATTGTATGCAGAGTTTCTTCCAGCAAAACAAAGAGCAAAATGTGTTATTTTATTAGAT TGCTTTTGGGCACTTGGAGCTTGTTTTGAAGTGGCAATAGCCTTGGTAATAATGCCAAACTTTGGTTGGAGATGGCTTCTCATTTTGTCAACAATACCACTTCTTGTATTTGCTATAATCACTCCA TGGTTACCAGAGTCAACAATATTTGATATGACAACGGGAAGAATGGATAGAGCTGTTTCCACATTAGAACGAGTAGCAAGAGAAAATAAGAAACCTTTACCACCAGGAAGATTAGTCATGGATCGCTTTTATCAAGTAAATCATGGTAAATTAAAAGACGTGCTAAGTAAAGAAATGTGTAGGACCTCTGCCCTGCTTTGGCTTGTGTG gATGAGTACAGCATTTTGTTATTATGGTGTAGTACTGATGACTACAGAACTGTTTCATACATCATCAGAACAGTGTAGctcttggaaaaataaaaaagaggaTACGTGTCAATTAGACTGTCGCTTGGAACGTAGCGACTACATTGATCTTCTTTGGACAACATTAGCTGAATTCCCCGGAATTTTTTCCACTATTTTTGCAATTGAAAAAATTGGTAGAAGAAAAACTATGGCTTTTCAATTAGTAATGTTTGCCATGCTCATTTGTTTTTTAGGCAGAGCTTGTCTACTGAGCAGAGTAGCATTGACACTCGCAATCTTTCTAGCCAGAGGTCTGATTGCTGGTGTATTTCAAGCAGCTTATGTGTACACTCCGGAAGTATATCCTACCCATTTGCGTAGTATCGGAGTTAGTACTTGCAGTGCCATGGCTAGAATTGGTGCGATGGTCACACCATATATAGCACAAGTATTTCTTCAGTGGTCTATAACTGGAGCAATGGCAATATATGCTGTTACAGCATTATGTGCTGCTGCAGCCACTCTTGCTTTACCCGTTGAAACAAAAAATCAGACATTAAACGATTCACCTCAGGAAACAAGATGA